The following proteins are encoded in a genomic region of Oceanotoga teriensis:
- a CDS encoding ABC transporter permease: protein MKYMSQKILFFIIALFAAMTINFIIPRMMPGDPAERILLRLGGDIDENSVDAMRIALGIDQETPVISQYFTYLKNTFTWNLGVSFSYYPIPVSQLLATSIPWTIGLVGISTLFSFIIGTWLGVYSGWNRRKKSGTFITTASLIIRAFPYFWLALILLYVFGFLLGWFPISNAYSTSEFLSGWDFVKSVIYHGILPSITLVLASLGSWILTMRNNIVSILSEDYILLAEAKGLKEKNIMKNYAARNAILPSVTSFGLSLGYIIGGALLTEIVFSYPGVGYMMYKAVTSQDYPLIQAIFFIISLSVLIANFILDFVYMYLDPRTRG, encoded by the coding sequence ATGAAATATATGAGCCAAAAAATATTATTTTTTATAATAGCTTTATTTGCAGCAATGACTATAAATTTCATAATTCCAAGAATGATGCCTGGTGATCCTGCCGAAAGAATACTATTAAGACTTGGCGGAGATATAGATGAAAACTCTGTAGATGCTATGAGAATAGCACTTGGAATTGATCAAGAAACACCTGTAATATCTCAATACTTTACATATTTAAAGAATACCTTTACTTGGAATTTGGGTGTTTCATTCTCTTATTATCCCATACCAGTTTCTCAATTATTAGCAACCTCAATTCCATGGACTATAGGATTGGTAGGAATATCGACACTGTTCAGTTTCATAATAGGAACATGGCTTGGGGTTTATTCAGGATGGAATAGAAGAAAAAAATCTGGAACATTTATTACAACAGCAAGTTTAATAATAAGGGCTTTTCCATACTTTTGGCTTGCATTAATATTATTATATGTTTTTGGATTTCTTTTAGGATGGTTCCCAATATCAAATGCATATTCAACCTCTGAATTCTTAAGTGGTTGGGATTTTGTAAAAAGTGTAATATACCATGGTATATTACCCTCTATAACTTTAGTATTAGCTTCTTTAGGATCTTGGATTTTAACTATGAGAAACAATATAGTTTCGATCTTATCTGAAGATTATATATTACTTGCAGAAGCGAAAGGATTAAAAGAAAAAAATATCATGAAAAATTATGCTGCAAGAAATGCTATTTTACCAAGTGTTACAAGTTTTGGTCTATCCTTAGGTTACATAATAGGAGGCGCATTATTAACAGAAATAGTTTTTTCATATCCTGGAGTTGGTTATATGATGTATAAAGCCGTTACATCACAAGATTATCCTTTGATACAAGCAATATTTTTTATAATATCTCTATCTGTTTTAATAGCAAATTTTATACTCGATTTCGTTTATATGTATTTAGATCCAAGGACAAGGGGTTGA
- a CDS encoding ABC transporter substrate-binding protein — protein sequence MKKFVLLLTLLLISLFAFSNTLSMISSVSGSFQKNFNPYFNSGTTYTSKGFIYETLFYINGYTGETSPWLAKEYKWADDLMSMTVDLRNDVYWHDGEKFNSDDVINTFEMIKDFPALDTGSVWKNGLEKVEKVDDYKIKFILNKINTLATQDLFSVYIVPKHIWGDLEDPSKYADENPIGTGAFKLDQFTSQVFTLIKNDKYWQEEKVHVDKIRIPAFTGNDTAQLALMNGEIDWGTINFPNMEKIFVGRDKKHNHYWLPGGNPVAVYFNLSQEPFSNKEFRRAIAHAMDTDQIILMAMTNYASKANPVGIKEGFSNLIDDSQKNNWFKKDIDKAKNILKNLGYKEGRDGIFQDQNGKKLSFELMVPAGWTDWIAVTQLVSSQAKKIGVDLIVSQVDFGSYMQKIKAKDYQMAVSWSTYGESPYNFYENFMHSKNAYSGSNRSGWTDEKTDELIDVFRSTSDENKRKDAMFELQEILLENIPAVLLFYNPVWFEYSTKNFTGWPSEENNYTSPRITGMDKMAIILNLKPVK from the coding sequence TCAAATACGCTATCAATGATATCTTCTGTCTCTGGTTCATTCCAAAAAAACTTTAACCCTTATTTTAATTCTGGTACAACTTATACTTCTAAAGGGTTTATCTATGAAACATTATTTTATATAAATGGATATACTGGAGAAACATCGCCTTGGCTCGCAAAAGAGTATAAATGGGCAGATGATTTAATGTCTATGACTGTAGATTTGAGAAATGATGTTTATTGGCATGATGGAGAAAAATTTAATTCAGATGATGTAATAAACACCTTCGAAATGATAAAAGACTTTCCTGCACTCGACACAGGCTCAGTATGGAAAAATGGCCTTGAAAAAGTAGAAAAAGTCGATGATTACAAAATCAAATTTATACTAAACAAAATAAATACTTTAGCAACTCAAGACTTATTTTCAGTTTATATAGTTCCAAAACATATATGGGGAGATTTAGAAGATCCTTCAAAATATGCCGATGAAAATCCTATTGGAACAGGTGCTTTTAAATTAGATCAATTTACATCACAGGTATTTACATTGATTAAAAATGATAAATATTGGCAAGAAGAAAAAGTTCATGTGGATAAGATAAGAATTCCAGCCTTTACAGGAAATGATACAGCCCAACTCGCTCTGATGAATGGAGAAATAGACTGGGGAACGATCAATTTCCCTAATATGGAAAAAATATTTGTTGGTAGAGATAAAAAACATAATCATTATTGGCTTCCTGGCGGAAATCCTGTAGCAGTTTATTTCAATCTATCTCAAGAACCTTTCAGCAATAAAGAGTTTAGAAGAGCCATAGCTCATGCAATGGATACAGATCAAATAATATTGATGGCAATGACAAACTATGCTTCAAAAGCTAATCCAGTTGGTATAAAAGAAGGATTTTCTAATTTAATAGATGATTCACAAAAAAACAATTGGTTCAAAAAAGATATAGATAAAGCAAAAAATATATTAAAAAATCTTGGATACAAAGAAGGTAGAGATGGAATATTCCAAGATCAAAATGGTAAAAAATTGAGTTTTGAATTAATGGTACCAGCTGGTTGGACTGATTGGATAGCTGTTACTCAACTCGTTTCATCACAGGCAAAGAAAATTGGAGTAGATTTAATAGTATCTCAAGTTGATTTTGGAAGCTACATGCAAAAAATAAAAGCAAAAGATTATCAAATGGCAGTGAGCTGGTCAACATATGGAGAAAGCCCTTATAATTTCTATGAAAATTTCATGCATTCAAAAAATGCTTATTCTGGTAGTAATAGAAGTGGTTGGACAGATGAAAAAACTGATGAATTAATAGATGTTTTTAGATCTACATCAGATGAAAATAAAAGAAAAGATGCTATGTTTGAACTTCAAGAAATCTTATTAGAAAACATTCCAGCTGTTTTATTGTTCTACAACCCTGTATGGTTCGAGTATTCAACTAAAAACTTCACAGGTTGGCCTTCAGAAGAAAATAATTATACAAGTCCAAGAATAACTGGTATGGATAAAATGGCTATAATATTAAACTTAAAACCTGTAAAATAA